Proteins from a genomic interval of Harpia harpyja isolate bHarHar1 chromosome 9, bHarHar1 primary haplotype, whole genome shotgun sequence:
- the LOC128146108 gene encoding claw keratin-like translates to MSCSSLCAPSCGVAAPAPLADTCNEPCVRQCPDSTVVIQPPPSVVTFPGPILSSFPQYSVVGSAGAPGVGGGFGGTFGGRGGFGGLGGYGGSWGSWGYGGLGGYGGYGGYGGYGGYGGYGGYGGCGYGGWGRGHRYLNGNCGPC, encoded by the coding sequence atgtcctgctccagcctgtgcgccccttcctgcggggtggccgccccggccccgctggctgacacctgcaacgagccctgcgtgcggcagtgccccgactccacggtggtgatccagcccccgccctcggtggtcaccttccccgggcccatcctcagctccttcccgcagtacagcgttgttggctcggcgggagcccccggagttggagggggctttggtggcacttttggaggccgtggcggttttggaggccttgggggctatggaggctcttggggctcttggggctatggaggccttgggggctacggaggctacgggggctacggaggctatggaggctacgggggctacggaggctatgggggttgcggatatggcggctggggccgaggccacaggtacctcaacggcaactgtgggccctgctaa